In Candidatus Anaeroferrophillus wilburensis, one DNA window encodes the following:
- a CDS encoding class I SAM-dependent methyltransferase, whose product MLSVEHDPFTPEFWRIYAEKRRKSFENRKITTAKKWDDLADHYHKFENADDFVADQQWITNQLHDQQILQPGYSVVDIACGPGTHCFDFAKSCKRVVAVDVSPKMIEQLLAKKKERQTANLEVICADFYQYDPPETFDLVFVSMSPILNDLASVDRLLSMSSRYLALAYWAGIRENPMYNHCHQLVYDEPYVWDPLDIVAIFNYLYALGYSPQISFQHATWKRQDTVAHVIDHTIWHLEFQRSLTGAEKDAVSAYISSFGDSQGMVSYDTRVRKGCLILDKQVGRPDDDQATAAV is encoded by the coding sequence ATGCTATCTGTCGAACATGACCCGTTCACTCCGGAATTCTGGCGGATTTATGCCGAAAAACGGCGGAAAAGTTTTGAAAACCGCAAAATAACAACGGCTAAAAAGTGGGATGATCTGGCCGACCACTATCACAAGTTTGAAAATGCTGATGATTTTGTTGCCGACCAACAATGGATAACCAACCAACTGCACGATCAGCAGATTCTTCAGCCTGGTTATTCCGTTGTTGATATTGCCTGTGGCCCGGGAACTCATTGTTTCGATTTTGCCAAAAGCTGCAAGCGGGTGGTCGCCGTTGATGTTTCTCCGAAGATGATCGAACAGCTGCTGGCGAAGAAAAAGGAGCGTCAGACAGCCAACCTGGAGGTCATCTGTGCTGACTTTTATCAGTATGATCCTCCTGAAACCTTTGACCTGGTCTTTGTCTCCATGAGTCCCATCCTCAATGATCTGGCCAGTGTTGACCGGTTGCTGTCCATGTCATCCCGTTACCTGGCCCTTGCCTACTGGGCCGGTATTCGGGAGAACCCCATGTACAATCACTGTCACCAGCTGGTTTATGATGAGCCGTATGTCTGGGATCCGTTGGATATCGTGGCGATTTTCAATTATCTCTATGCACTGGGCTATTCCCCGCAGATCTCCTTCCAGCATGCCACCTGGAAACGCCAGGACACGGTGGCTCATGTTATTGACCATACTATCTGGCATCTGGAGTTCCAGCGGTCCCTGACCGGGGCTGAGAAGGATGCCGTGTCTGCCTATATCAGCTCCTTTGGTGATTCCCAGGGAATGGTTTCCTATGATACCAGGGTCAGAAAAGGGTGCCTCATCCTTGATAAGCAGGTAGGACGGCCGGATGATGACCAGGCGACCGCAGCGGTTTAG